The Longimicrobiales bacterium genome contains a region encoding:
- a CDS encoding DEAD/DEAH box helicase: MSPTSSPAANEAFAELGLGPELLQTLSSLGYEEPTPIQRTAIPHLLQGRDVMGLAATGTGKTAAFALPILQLIETGGKTPSALILAPTRELAVQVARAVHKYGKEMKVTVLPIYGGQPFQQQLKVLKRGVDVVVATPGRALDHIRRGTLQLGGIKVLVLDEADEMLDMGFAEDLEAILAEVPEQRQTLLFSATLGKRIETIAAQHLNNPVEVKIAADAGAEVPLVRQTAYLVRRPHKLAALGRVLDLEAPEAALVFCRTRNDVDELVEALNGRGYRAEAMHGGMSQEERERVMKKLRAGSVDLLVATDVAARGLDIPHLTHVINYEIPAAPKSYVHRIGRVGRAGREGVAITLAEPREHSLLRNIERLTRQKIDVSSLPTVADLRARRLELTRASVRESILEGELGQFRVVVESLSDEFDLFDIALGAVKMGHEATVTGGDGDEEEIPEAKPFREKPKGGKSKGAQGAGVGRKPRGQLTDVGRIFIGIGRAAGVRPKDLVGAITGEAGIRGDQIGGIQIAERFTLVEVAADVTDHVMQALRQGKIKGKKVKVRRDKGRT, from the coding sequence ATGAGCCCCACATCATCACCCGCCGCGAACGAAGCATTCGCCGAACTCGGTCTCGGGCCCGAGCTGCTCCAAACCCTGTCGTCTCTCGGGTACGAGGAGCCCACTCCCATCCAGCGCACTGCGATCCCGCACCTCCTTCAGGGGCGGGACGTGATGGGACTGGCAGCCACAGGCACCGGAAAGACGGCAGCCTTCGCACTCCCGATCCTCCAGCTGATCGAAACCGGCGGCAAGACCCCCTCGGCTCTGATTCTGGCGCCGACGCGTGAATTGGCGGTCCAGGTCGCGAGAGCGGTGCACAAGTACGGCAAGGAAATGAAGGTCACCGTGCTGCCGATCTACGGCGGTCAGCCGTTCCAGCAACAGCTCAAGGTCTTGAAGCGCGGCGTGGATGTTGTCGTGGCGACCCCGGGCAGAGCGCTGGATCACATCAGGCGGGGCACCCTTCAACTGGGAGGCATCAAAGTCCTGGTGCTCGACGAAGCCGACGAGATGCTGGATATGGGCTTCGCGGAGGACCTCGAAGCCATCTTGGCCGAAGTCCCCGAGCAAAGACAGACCCTTCTCTTTTCGGCCACGCTCGGCAAACGCATCGAGACCATAGCGGCCCAGCACCTCAACAATCCCGTTGAGGTCAAAATCGCGGCCGACGCAGGTGCAGAGGTCCCACTGGTCCGACAGACTGCCTACCTGGTACGCCGGCCCCACAAGCTCGCCGCACTGGGCAGAGTCCTCGACCTGGAGGCGCCTGAAGCAGCGCTCGTGTTCTGCCGCACGCGGAACGACGTGGACGAGCTCGTCGAGGCACTCAACGGTCGCGGCTATCGAGCAGAGGCGATGCATGGCGGCATGTCTCAGGAAGAGCGTGAGCGCGTCATGAAGAAGCTCCGTGCGGGAAGTGTCGACCTACTCGTCGCCACGGATGTGGCGGCACGCGGGCTGGACATCCCCCACCTCACGCATGTGATCAACTACGAGATCCCTGCCGCGCCCAAGTCCTATGTGCACCGCATTGGACGTGTGGGCCGGGCCGGCCGTGAAGGCGTAGCGATTACACTCGCGGAGCCTCGTGAACACTCGCTCCTTCGCAACATCGAGCGACTCACGAGACAGAAGATCGACGTCAGCTCCCTTCCAACTGTCGCCGACCTGAGAGCACGCCGCCTAGAACTGACCCGGGCCTCCGTCCGTGAATCAATCCTCGAAGGCGAGCTTGGCCAGTTCCGCGTTGTAGTCGAGTCATTGTCCGACGAATTCGACCTCTTCGACATCGCACTCGGTGCGGTGAAAATGGGCCACGAAGCGACGGTGACCGGTGGCGACGGCGACGAAGAAGAAATTCCCGAAGCGAAACCGTTCCGCGAGAAGCCGAAGGGCGGCAAGTCCAAGGGCGCCCAAGGTGCGGGTGTAGGCAGGAAGCCCCGCGGGCAACTCACCGATGTCGGCCGCATCTTCATCGGGATCGGTCGTGCAGCGGGAGTGCGCCCGAAGGACCTGGTGGGCGCGATCACCGGCGAGGCCGGAATCCGTGGCGATCAGATCGGTGGCATCCAAATCGCTGAGCGTTTCACCCTTGTTGAAGTCGCGGCCGACGTCACGGATCATGTGATGCAGGCGCTTCGTCAGGGCAAGATCAAAGGCAAGAAGGTGAAGGTGCGACGCGACAAGGGTCGCACCTAG
- the uvrA gene encoding excinuclease ABC subunit UvrA, producing MDTPIRIRGARQHNLKGIDLDIPRRCLTVITGPSGSGKSSLALDTLFAEGQRRYVESLSTYAKQFLERMEKPDVDSVEGISPAVAIEQKNPTKSSRSTVGTATEVYDYLRLLWARVGRTHCPECDRHVRPDTVSGAVDQTMALDDGLRIQVTFPLPRSGEITHEMIVANLRSMGFVRVLVDGETVDLAGPEAEDPEELGAELGSAQEILVVVDRLKTGRGAETGERLADSIATCFVEGEGEAIVVVAGQNEQRLLFTEHFRCPDHPEIDFLDPTPQLFSFNNPYGTCQLCTGFGATLDYDPELIVPNHQKSLSDGAIDPWSKPRYHKERDKLRAFASGQNVSLYSPWEELPEVFREAVLYGAKKTKTVNAFKGIVPFLVSKENKRYKQYIRVFLRQYQAPKVCRECGGARIRPQALYVKVGGRTVSDVSDLPLEDFAEWVEQLELSEMETHIAETILREIKARVTFLVDVGLGYLTLSRQTRTLSGGEAQRINLANSLGSALVDTLYVLDEPTIGLHPRDTGALLSLLHKLRDAGNTVVVVEHDSQAILAADHIVELGPASGEHGGQIVYEGPPDSLPEQDTATGRYLSGRTTIDVPEKGRNVDGPSLSLSGARLHNLQGVDVEVPLGTFTVVAGVSGSGKSTLVHDVLYRAAERELGGETSAKEHLGESVGAYEALKGLVNLESVVLVDQSPIGRTPRSNPVTYIKAWDQVRKMFSMERIAREKGFGPGHFSFNVEGGRCEECKGAGRVEIEMVFMADVSVPCDGCRGRRYSRDVLEVKVRGKNISEVLDLTVDEAIRFFIRERKIGKMLWHLQQVGLGYLRLGQSATTLSGGEAQRLKIAREFAGVAGKKGRKLYILDEPTTGLSGEDVAKLLGVLGRLVDAGNTVLLIEHNIDVIKVADWVIDMGPGAGVRGGEVVAMGRPQTVASIPGSETGRYLAAEFAKG from the coding sequence ATGGACACCCCCATCCGCATTCGCGGTGCTCGCCAGCACAACCTGAAGGGTATCGACCTGGATATTCCCAGGCGCTGCCTCACGGTCATCACCGGACCTTCGGGTTCCGGAAAGAGCTCGCTCGCGCTCGATACACTCTTCGCTGAAGGCCAGCGCAGATATGTCGAGTCGTTGTCGACGTATGCGAAACAGTTTCTGGAGCGGATGGAGAAGCCGGATGTCGATTCGGTGGAAGGGATCTCTCCGGCTGTCGCTATCGAGCAGAAGAATCCGACGAAGTCGAGTCGATCGACGGTCGGGACGGCCACGGAAGTTTACGACTACCTGCGCCTCTTGTGGGCCCGAGTAGGGCGTACGCACTGCCCCGAGTGTGACCGGCACGTACGGCCTGATACTGTGTCGGGTGCGGTCGATCAGACGATGGCACTCGACGATGGGCTGCGAATCCAAGTCACGTTTCCGTTGCCGCGTAGTGGTGAGATCACTCATGAGATGATCGTCGCCAACCTGAGATCAATGGGGTTTGTGCGCGTGTTGGTAGACGGCGAAACCGTCGACCTCGCTGGACCGGAAGCGGAGGACCCGGAGGAGTTGGGAGCCGAATTAGGGAGCGCGCAGGAAATCCTCGTGGTCGTGGATCGCTTGAAGACGGGCAGAGGTGCCGAGACGGGGGAACGACTCGCCGACTCGATCGCGACATGCTTCGTGGAAGGCGAGGGGGAAGCCATCGTCGTCGTGGCCGGTCAGAACGAGCAGAGGCTGCTTTTTACCGAGCACTTCCGGTGCCCGGACCATCCCGAGATCGACTTCCTCGATCCTACTCCGCAGCTCTTCTCATTCAACAACCCGTACGGCACCTGCCAGCTGTGCACAGGCTTCGGCGCGACGCTCGACTACGATCCTGAGTTGATCGTTCCGAACCATCAGAAATCGTTGAGCGACGGAGCGATCGATCCGTGGTCGAAGCCACGGTATCACAAGGAACGAGACAAGCTCCGGGCCTTCGCGTCAGGCCAGAACGTGTCGCTTTACTCGCCATGGGAGGAACTGCCTGAGGTGTTCCGCGAGGCTGTGCTGTACGGCGCGAAGAAGACGAAGACCGTGAATGCCTTCAAGGGTATCGTGCCCTTTCTCGTCTCGAAGGAGAATAAGCGGTACAAGCAGTACATCCGCGTGTTTCTGCGGCAGTACCAGGCTCCCAAGGTGTGCCGAGAATGTGGCGGTGCGCGTATTCGGCCTCAGGCTTTGTACGTGAAGGTCGGTGGCCGAACCGTCTCGGATGTCTCGGACCTGCCGCTGGAAGATTTTGCGGAGTGGGTCGAACAGCTGGAACTGAGCGAGATGGAGACACATATCGCCGAGACGATCTTGAGAGAGATCAAGGCGAGAGTCACGTTCCTTGTCGACGTCGGGCTGGGATACCTCACGCTCAGTCGACAGACCCGCACGCTTTCCGGTGGCGAAGCACAGCGTATCAACCTTGCCAACTCGCTCGGGAGCGCGCTGGTGGACACGCTGTACGTGTTGGATGAGCCGACCATCGGGCTGCACCCCAGGGACACGGGGGCCCTGCTGAGCCTGCTCCATAAGCTTCGGGACGCCGGCAACACGGTTGTGGTCGTCGAGCATGATTCCCAGGCGATCCTGGCTGCGGATCACATCGTGGAACTCGGCCCCGCGTCCGGAGAACACGGTGGGCAGATCGTGTACGAGGGGCCACCTGACTCCCTCCCCGAGCAGGACACGGCCACAGGTCGATACTTGTCCGGCCGCACTACGATCGATGTGCCTGAGAAAGGCCGTAACGTTGATGGCCCGTCGCTGTCCCTCAGCGGTGCTCGACTCCACAACCTGCAAGGCGTCGACGTTGAGGTCCCGCTTGGCACCTTCACCGTCGTGGCCGGTGTCTCGGGATCGGGCAAGTCGACCTTGGTGCACGACGTTCTCTATCGAGCCGCGGAGAGGGAACTGGGTGGAGAAACCTCGGCGAAGGAACACCTAGGTGAATCTGTGGGCGCGTACGAGGCACTCAAAGGGTTGGTAAACCTCGAAAGTGTCGTGCTCGTGGATCAGTCACCGATTGGCCGTACCCCGCGTTCGAATCCGGTCACGTACATCAAGGCGTGGGATCAGGTCCGGAAGATGTTCTCGATGGAGAGGATCGCGCGAGAGAAGGGGTTTGGCCCGGGACACTTCAGCTTCAATGTCGAGGGCGGACGCTGTGAGGAGTGCAAGGGCGCCGGACGGGTCGAAATCGAGATGGTCTTCATGGCGGACGTTTCCGTACCGTGTGACGGGTGTCGAGGTAGGCGCTACTCCCGGGACGTTCTCGAGGTGAAGGTGCGTGGCAAGAACATCTCCGAGGTACTCGACCTTACCGTAGACGAGGCGATCCGGTTCTTCATTCGTGAGCGAAAGATCGGGAAGATGCTTTGGCATCTCCAGCAGGTTGGTCTCGGGTACCTGAGGCTTGGCCAGTCGGCCACTACCCTATCGGGTGGAGAGGCCCAGCGACTCAAGATCGCGCGCGAGTTCGCGGGGGTTGCGGGCAAGAAGGGGCGTAAGCTCTACATCTTGGATGAGCCCACAACGGGTCTGAGCGGAGAAGATGTCGCCAAACTGCTCGGGGTACTCGGCAGGCTCGTCGACGCCGGCAACACCGTGCTGCTCATCGAGCATAACATCGACGTGATCAAGGTCGCCGACTGGGTGATCGACATGGGGCCAGGCGCTGGAGTCCGGGGCGGCGAGGTGGTGGCCATGGGGCGACCGCAGACCGTCGCGAGCATCCCGGGGAGTGAAACCGGGCGTTACTTGGCTGCGGAATTCGCCAAGGGCTGA
- a CDS encoding ABC transporter ATP-binding protein, producing MAEADTYQEEEALGKAYDARLMRRLIQYLMPYKWHVALAIFILVLASAAAIVGPWLTQIVIDEAIPQGDTRLLALVVSGYIAAVVIGFVLHYAQAVITTWLGQSVMYDLRMEIFEKLQRADLKFYDKNPVGRLMTRITNDVETLNTLFSSGLVTVFGDIFTLTFIVAAMLRMNWQLALVSFSVLPLVFFAAFLFRAKVRTAYRDIRVRIARMNAFIHERFTGVRVVQLFNREEADAAKHDEMNRDYLEAHLRSITYYALFFPVIQFFTALALALIIWYGGAKSMDGVITVGVVAAFLQYAQRFFRPIQDLSEKYNLLQSAMASSERVFQLLDEEIVISDPEDPIPLPAQTEGRIEFRDVHFAYGSKENGEPDWVLRGVSFVVEPGEKVAVVGHTGAGKTTLINLLMRFYDVGRGEILLDGVPISRVAVDDLRGRIGLVLQDVFLFSQDLAYNIRLGSPEIDEARIRSAAEKIGAAPFIDRLEGGYEQALGERGSSLSVGERQLVSFARALAFDPEILVLDEATSSVDSEIEAQIEAATDALLKDRTSLVIAHRLSTIQNADRIILLHHGLLHEQGTHAELLETGGLYAKLHELQFAVAAG from the coding sequence ATGGCGGAAGCCGACACCTACCAAGAAGAAGAAGCGCTCGGAAAGGCTTACGACGCCCGTCTGATGCGGCGCCTCATTCAGTACCTCATGCCCTACAAGTGGCATGTAGCGCTCGCGATTTTCATCCTGGTGCTGGCCTCAGCCGCAGCCATCGTCGGCCCGTGGCTGACACAGATCGTGATCGACGAGGCCATCCCCCAAGGAGACACACGGCTCCTCGCGCTTGTGGTCTCCGGGTACATCGCCGCAGTCGTCATCGGCTTCGTCCTGCACTACGCCCAAGCGGTCATAACGACCTGGCTGGGACAGTCCGTGATGTACGACCTGCGCATGGAGATCTTCGAGAAGCTCCAGCGTGCCGACCTCAAGTTCTATGACAAGAACCCAGTCGGCCGGCTGATGACACGGATCACCAACGACGTCGAGACCCTGAACACGCTGTTCAGCTCAGGTCTCGTGACAGTTTTTGGCGACATCTTCACGCTGACGTTCATCGTGGCCGCGATGCTCCGCATGAATTGGCAGCTCGCACTCGTGTCATTCAGCGTCCTGCCGCTCGTGTTCTTCGCCGCGTTCCTGTTCCGAGCGAAGGTCCGCACCGCGTATCGCGACATCCGAGTACGCATCGCCCGAATGAACGCCTTCATTCACGAGCGCTTCACCGGAGTGCGCGTGGTGCAGCTGTTCAACCGCGAGGAGGCCGACGCAGCAAAACACGACGAGATGAACCGGGACTACTTGGAGGCTCACCTCCGCTCCATCACGTACTACGCGCTCTTCTTTCCGGTCATTCAGTTCTTCACTGCGCTCGCCCTCGCGTTGATCATTTGGTACGGCGGAGCCAAGAGCATGGACGGAGTGATTACCGTCGGAGTCGTGGCCGCCTTCCTTCAGTACGCACAACGTTTCTTTCGCCCCATCCAGGACCTCTCCGAGAAATACAACCTCCTCCAGAGCGCGATGGCTTCGTCGGAACGGGTCTTCCAATTGCTCGATGAAGAGATCGTCATTTCAGATCCAGAGGACCCTATTCCGCTCCCTGCTCAGACCGAGGGCCGCATCGAATTCCGAGACGTGCATTTCGCATACGGCAGCAAGGAGAACGGAGAGCCGGACTGGGTGTTGAGGGGCGTCAGTTTCGTCGTGGAGCCAGGCGAAAAAGTGGCAGTGGTTGGTCACACTGGGGCGGGCAAAACAACGCTCATCAACCTGCTGATGCGCTTCTACGATGTGGGCCGAGGAGAGATCCTCCTCGACGGAGTACCCATCAGTCGCGTGGCAGTGGACGATCTACGTGGGCGCATCGGACTCGTCCTCCAGGACGTGTTCCTATTCAGCCAAGACCTTGCCTACAACATCCGTCTTGGTTCCCCTGAGATCGACGAGGCCCGGATCCGCAGCGCCGCAGAGAAGATCGGTGCGGCTCCGTTTATCGATCGACTCGAGGGCGGATACGAGCAGGCCCTCGGAGAGCGCGGGAGCTCGCTGTCGGTTGGCGAGCGACAGCTCGTCAGCTTCGCCCGAGCCCTGGCTTTCGATCCCGAGATCCTGGTCCTGGACGAGGCCACCAGTTCGGTAGACTCAGAGATCGAGGCACAGATCGAAGCGGCAACAGATGCGCTGCTGAAAGACCGCACTTCGCTCGTCATCGCGCATAGGCTCTCCACGATCCAGAACGCAGATCGCATCATCCTCCTGCATCACGGACTGCTTCACGAGCAGGGCACACACGCTGAGTTGCTCGAGACGGGTGGGCTGTACGCGAAGCTGCACGAACTCCAGTTCGCAGTAGCCGCGGGATGA